The genomic region ATCCAATATATTGATTTTTTGTTTGCAATAATGAACTGCGAATTAGTTACTGTCCTCACCTATGAGCAAGCGAATATCAAAATCGACTCCCTTTCTTTTCCTTTCGGTTTCCATCATTACGACAGTATTGCCAATAAGTGGTATTTATTCCCAAGCTGAACCGAATCCCAAAGTGGAAGTAATTTCCGAACCTCTACCCCAGCAGCCAAAAGAAGAAAAAAAAGAAGGTTATCAAAGCTCGCAAATCGGTAATCTCTCTGGCGAATATTTGAGAAGTCTGCAGGTCACGAGCAAACAAAGGAAGGCACTCCAAGAGAACAAAAGTCTTTGGTTTGCTGATAAGTTTCGGGTTGGCTTTGGCATCCGTCCCAAAGTGGATTCCTTAAATAATACGGATTTTGATAAATCGACACCTGATAACAGAAACAATGCGTTGACTCAAACACAATTTTATATCTTAGGAGATATCAACGAAAATGTTCTATTTAAGATAACTTTACAAGATGTACGCCTTTGGGGAGGAGAGGTTGTCTCCAGCGCAAATGCCGAGCAAAAATATGCAGCTATTGCAAATGCAGGAACAACAGTTGACACTACTAAACAAAGAGAAGTTGCCATAAATAATTTTATGGGACTCCGAGAAGCATTTTTGGATTTAAAAACAACGAACCAGGCATTCAGATTAAGGACAGGTAGGCAAATTTTAGAATTTGGAGATGGTCGGATTCTTGGTTCTAGAAATGATAGCTTAAATGGAAACTCATTTGATGCACTCAGATTTACTGGTAAAATCAGCAATCATACATTGGACGTTTTTGGATCTGTCATTGGAGCAGAAAATAACTCAAATAGCCTTGTATCAAACAATTCTACAAAGTTAGGTGGTGTAGGAGATTCTTATTACGGGGGTGCTCATTATAACTGGAAAGTAGCAGATTGGTTTGGAATCGATTTATATAATTACAGTTTATTCAAACAACAAAGAAAAGCATCTGCTCCACCAACCCTTTCAGAGACAAGAAACTACCGTGGTGACGATCAACTGAATACTTCAGGATTTCGACTAACCAATAGAACAAAAAATAATGCACTTCCTGATACAACCGGAATTGATTGGATGGTGGAAGCAGCTTGGCAAACTGGTTTTAATGGAGAAAGAGTAACTCCGGATTGGTTGAATCAAAATGGAATTTACTCAACAAATCAAAAAACTGGGGAACCACCTCCGTTTTCAGAAGCAGTTCGATATAAAGCAAATATCGTTGCAGTCCAACTTGGTTATACGCCCGTAAAAGAATTTCGAATTGGAATACAATATGTACAAGCATCAGGTGATCCAAATCGAAATGATTCTAGTGTCGCAACATACAATCCACTATTTGCAACAAGACGGATGGCAGGAGGTTCCTTACCATTTGCAGGAAATGGGAACTCAGGCCTTGTCTTTTGGCAAAATATCAAAGACTATTCCTTACACCTAAAATATGAATCCTCAAATTATGGAACTTTTATCATCAACCCACATTGGTATTATAAAGTGAAACTACAAGATGGATATTATGATAACAATAATTATGTTTCTGGAAGTAAGGCAACAGGAGAAACAGCATCAACAGAAGATTATTTTAATGCGGAAGCATATAATCCTACAAAGCCAAAATTAGGAAATTTAGTAGCTACAGAATTAAACTTTATCTATATCATCACTCCATTTGAAAATGTATCGTTTTGGTTTGGTGCAACCGTAATTAAAGCTGGTGATACTATTCGCAACCAAAAGAATAATCCATTGGAAACAGACCCTCTACATCGATATGATTTGAGTCCAACTGCTACAATGGCTACATTCCAAACAGTATTTGCGATTTAAAAAGTGAACCGCAAATACTGTGATCACATGTTATGTTGCAGAAAACTAGAAACTAAAAATTACTTTAGCTTAAACCTTTCTACTTGAGTGGAAAGGTAGGAAGCTTGAGAAGCAATCTCTGCCGCGACAATTGTTAGCTGGTCAGAACCGGTTGCAACATCTTGGGTACCATTCGAGATACTAATGATTGTTTTGGATATCTCTTCTGTTGCTCTTTTTTGCTCAAATACTGCATCTTCGATTTGTAAATTCAAGTTGGTGAGTAAATTAGAATTTTGAGCGATGTCTTTCGCATTATTTTCTTGTAAGAGCACTGATTCCAAAACCCTTGTTGCGGATGTTTCAAATTCTTTCACTCGGCTATTCAGTAAATTTAAGACCTGCGCCGCTTCGGTTACCTTTTTGTTTCCGTTTTCTACAGCTGAGTTTGTAGATATAACAAGATCGCCAATTTCTTTTACAGAAGCACCAGTTTGTAATGCAAGTTTCCCAATCTCTTCAGCAACTACTGCAAACCCTCTCCCTGCGTCACCAGCTCTTGCGGCTTCAATCGCAGCATTTAAGGCCAATAAATTTGTTTTTTCAGAAATTTCGGTTATGATATCCAAAACTTCACTAATTCGTTCTGCTTTTTCACCAATGTCTTCCATAGCTTTTGTAGATTCATTCATTGCAGTTTCACCTACAACTGCATGTTCCCTCGATTCAGAGGCAAACTTGGCAAGATATTCCATTTCCTTATTAATATTTTGAACTTCTTCTCTAAGAGTTAATACTGATTTATCGATTTCTTTCATTTTGACAACAGCATCCTCCATTGACTTACCAACATTGTCAGCGGAAGCAGATAATTCTTCAATAGCAGCAGAAGATTCTTCAGCGGCTGATGCTTGTGTTTGTGATGTGTCAGAAAGATTTTGTGAGGTGGAAGCCATCTTGTTTGATTGACTACCTAGTTTTTCAACAGTGGATTTTATGTCGGCAATGATAGAAACTAAACTGTTTTTCATTCGATTCATTGAATGTAACAAACTACCAATTTCATCCTGGTTGATTTCCTCCGCATTGATGGCCAGGTTTCCATTGGCAATTTCTGAAGAAAATTCCATAGCCTTTTCTAAACGATTACTAATTTGTTTTTTAAATACAAAGTTAAGAAAAAATAGAACCACTACTAAAATGGCAATTGAAATAAACGTCGTACTTAAAATGACTTTGCGAATTTGATCACTAAAAATCGAATCCGGGATACTAACCTGCAGAGCCCAAAACTGCGGATCTTTTCCAATATGAAAAGGAGAGAAGTAATCGGTATATCCGTCATGTTGGATCGTAAAACTTTTCCCCAACTTAAGATTCTCTAAATAAAATTTAAGATGATCAGGATTTTCTATTTTTTTTCCTAGTTTTGTTTGGTCTTGTCCATACATCACATAAGTTCCATTAGATGACAAAAATGCAATTCTCCCTTGTCCACGAAAAGGCCTAGCCTCTCCAATTTTTTCTTGGAGCGTTGCGATATCTAAGTCGATCCCGGCTGCACCTAAAAATTTACCCTTGGGATATATTGGTACGACAAGAGATATCATTTGGATCTTTTTTCCACCCGCCAAATATTCGTAAGGTCCAAATACTTTTGCTTTATTTGATTTTTTAACTTGAAGGTAATAGTCCCCTGCTCCATTCGGATTATCATAATCCACTAATGGTTCCAAATTTATTTTTCCATCCGGCGTGTGATGCAAATATGGAATAAATCTACCTGTTTTATCATGGCCAGGTTTTCCAACAAAAGCTGAATCACGTCCTTCATAGGCATTCGGCTCATAACAAAGCCAAATGGCGAAAATATCATCGTTACGTTCG from Leptospira meyeri harbors:
- a CDS encoding alginate export family protein encodes the protein MSKRISKSTPFLFLSVSIITTVLPISGIYSQAEPNPKVEVISEPLPQQPKEEKKEGYQSSQIGNLSGEYLRSLQVTSKQRKALQENKSLWFADKFRVGFGIRPKVDSLNNTDFDKSTPDNRNNALTQTQFYILGDINENVLFKITLQDVRLWGGEVVSSANAEQKYAAIANAGTTVDTTKQREVAINNFMGLREAFLDLKTTNQAFRLRTGRQILEFGDGRILGSRNDSLNGNSFDALRFTGKISNHTLDVFGSVIGAENNSNSLVSNNSTKLGGVGDSYYGGAHYNWKVADWFGIDLYNYSLFKQQRKASAPPTLSETRNYRGDDQLNTSGFRLTNRTKNNALPDTTGIDWMVEAAWQTGFNGERVTPDWLNQNGIYSTNQKTGEPPPFSEAVRYKANIVAVQLGYTPVKEFRIGIQYVQASGDPNRNDSSVATYNPLFATRRMAGGSLPFAGNGNSGLVFWQNIKDYSLHLKYESSNYGTFIINPHWYYKVKLQDGYYDNNNYVSGSKATGETASTEDYFNAEAYNPTKPKLGNLVATELNFIYIITPFENVSFWFGATVIKAGDTIRNQKNNPLETDPLHRYDLSPTATMATFQTVFAI
- a CDS encoding methyl-accepting chemotaxis protein; the encoded protein is MSIRQRVSLSIAGILFIGFVVLTTFQIYRTATDLNAEIKENSKVTSEKWSFEIQEHLNAMMGVIRGFRFALFYTSPPRDSIISSMKEILERNDDIFAIWLCYEPNAYEGRDSAFVGKPGHDKTGRFIPYLHHTPDGKINLEPLVDYDNPNGAGDYYLQVKKSNKAKVFGPYEYLAGGKKIQMISLVVPIYPKGKFLGAAGIDLDIATLQEKIGEARPFRGQGRIAFLSSNGTYVMYGQDQTKLGKKIENPDHLKFYLENLKLGKSFTIQHDGYTDYFSPFHIGKDPQFWALQVSIPDSIFSDQIRKVILSTTFISIAILVVVLFFLNFVFKKQISNRLEKAMEFSSEIANGNLAINAEEINQDEIGSLLHSMNRMKNSLVSIIADIKSTVEKLGSQSNKMASTSQNLSDTSQTQASAAEESSAAIEELSASADNVGKSMEDAVVKMKEIDKSVLTLREEVQNINKEMEYLAKFASESREHAVVGETAMNESTKAMEDIGEKAERISEVLDIITEISEKTNLLALNAAIEAARAGDAGRGFAVVAEEIGKLALQTGASVKEIGDLVISTNSAVENGNKKVTEAAQVLNLLNSRVKEFETSATRVLESVLLQENNAKDIAQNSNLLTNLNLQIEDAVFEQKRATEEISKTIISISNGTQDVATGSDQLTIVAAEIASQASYLSTQVERFKLK